From the Euphorbia lathyris chromosome 6, ddEupLath1.1, whole genome shotgun sequence genome, one window contains:
- the LOC136232025 gene encoding peroxisome biogenesis protein 7, translating into MPVFKTPFNGYSVKFSPFHESRLAVATAQNFGILGNGRLHVLSLPPSPNLPLAELVSFDTADGIYDIAWSESHDSLLVAAIADGSVKLFDTALPPNQNPLRSFQEHTREVHSVDYNSTRRDSFITSSWDDTIKLWTLDRPASIRTFKEHAYCVYSAAWNPRHTDVFASASGDCTVRIWDVREPGSTMIIPAHEFEILSCDWNKYDDCCIATASVDKSVRVWDVRSYRAPIAVLNGHGYAVRKVKFSPHHRSLMVSCSYDMTVCTWDYMVEDALVGRYDHHTEFAVGVDLSVLVEGLMASTGWDELVYVWQHGTDPRAP; encoded by the coding sequence ATGCCAGTCTTCAAAACGCCATTCAACGGCTACTCCGTCAAATTCAGCCCCTTCCACGAATCCCGCCTCGCCGTCGCCACTGCTCAGAACTTTGGCATCCTTGGTAATGGCCGCCTTCACGTCCTTTCCCTTCCCCCATCCCCCAACCTTCCTCTTGCCGAATTGGTTAGCTTCGATACCGCCGACGGCATCTATGATATAGCTTGGTCAGAGTCCCATGACTCCCTCTTAGTTGCCGCTATCGCCGACGGCTCCGTTAAGCTTTTCGACACTGCTCTTCCCCCAAATCAAAACCCCCTTCGTTCCTTCCAAGAGCACACGCGCGAAGTGCACTCTGTTGACTACAATTCCACGCGCCGAGACTCTTTCATTACCTCCTCTTGGGATGATACAATAAAGCTTTGGACATTGGACCGACCTGCCAGTATCCGTACCTTCAAGGAACACGCCTATTGCGTCTACTCCGCCGCCTGGAACCCTAGGCACACCGATGTTTTTGCATCCGCGTCCGGCGATTGTACTGTGAGAATTTGGGATGTCCGTGAGCCCGGTTCCACAATGATAATTCCGGCTCACGAATTTGAAATTTTATCTTGCGATTGGAATAAGTACGATGATTGTTGTATAGCGACGGCGTCAGTGGACAAAAGCGTCAGGGTGTGGGATGTGAGGAGCTACAGGGCGCCAATTGCAGTGTTAAATGGGCATGGATATGCTGTTAGGAAGGTGAAGTTTTCGCCACATCATAGGAGTTTGATGGTTTCTTGCTCTTACGATATGACAGTATGCACTTGGGATTATATGGTGGAGGATGCATTAGTCGGAAGATACGATCACCATACGGAGTTTGCAGTTGGTGTGGATTTGAGCGTGCTTGTTGAAGGACTTATGGCTAGTACTGGCTGGGATGAGTTGGTTTACGTTTGGCAGCATGGAACGGATCCTAGAGCTCCTTGA